The Akkermansiaceae bacterium genomic interval ATGCCACCGCCAATCTGCCGGTCGTGAGCCGCAATGGTTCGAACCTCACGATCACCTACAAGCGTTCCAAGAAGGCTCTTGGAATTGCTTGGACCCCTCAGGTTTCCGACAATCTGGTCGATTTCAGAACCACTGGAATCACCCATTCCAAAGTAGGCGAAGATTCGGAAGTCGAAACCTGGACGGCCACGGTCACGACGGCCGGGTTTCCGAAGAGGTTCCTGAGGATCAACGTCGAATAAGCATGTTGGCCATGACGACAACGAAAGAGAATGACGAAAAATTGCTCAGAATAGACATCGGCAGAGACAGCATCCTCACAACAGCAGGCCCTGCTTGAAGCCTATGAATCGATCGGTTTGAGCGGCCCGGGGTTCGGTGCAACCGGGATCGGCTGCCGCTTGAGAACACGCTTCCCCCCGGGCACCGGAGCATTCAGAGAATCGATCCCGGCCCGTAGGCGGCGGCCTCCGGGCTGGCTTGTTCCAGCTTGCGGACTTCTGAGGCGAACGCGTTGATCTGGGCTTTCGCGGCGCCGCTTTCGCGGTCGCCCCTGGAAAGAATGGCATCGAGGGCGGCGCGGTCGAGGCCGAGGCGGGAGTCCCCGGCAAGGCGTTCGACGAGGTTGTTTTTCTCCACCTTGCCGGTGCGCAGGTCGTTCACGGTCGCCACGGCGTGTTCCTTGATCGCTTTGTGCGCGGTTTCGCGGCCGACACCGGCTTTCACCGCCTCCATCATGATGGTGGTGGTCATCAGGAACGGCAGGTAGTGGGTGGTTTCCGCGGCGATGACGGCCGGGTAGGCGTCCATCTGGTCGAGCACGGTGAGGAAGGTTTCGAAGAGTCCGTCGATGGTGAAGAAGGCGTCCGGCAGCATGACGCGGCGGACCACGGAGCAGGAAACGTCGCCTTCGTTCCACTGGTCCCCTGCCAGGCCCGCTGCCATGGCGAGGTGGCCCTTGAGAATGACGTGGAAGCCGTTCACGCGCTCACAGGAACGGGAGTTCATCTTGTGCGGCATGGCGCTGGAACCGGTCTGGCCGGGGGCGAAGCCCTCGCTGGCGGTTTCGTGCCCGGCCATCAGGCGCAGGGTCTTGCAGAGAGAGGACGGTCCGGAAGCGAGGTCCGTGAGGGCGGCGACGACGCGGAAGTCGAGCGAGCGTGGATAGACCTGGCCGACGTTGGTCCAGACAGCGGGCATGCCGAGGTGGGCGACGACGCGTTGCTCCAGCTCCGCGACCTTGGCGGCATCCCCTTCGAACAGGGAAAGCTGGTCCATCTGGGTGCCGACGGCGCCTTTCAGGCCGCGCACGGCGTATCCGGCGATGACGGCATCCAGCGCGGCGAGGGCGGAAAGCAGTTCCTCACCGAACATGGCGACGCGCTTGCCGAGGGTGGTCGGCTGGGCGGCGACGTTGTGGGTGCGGGCGGTGAGAATGAGATCGCCCCATGCTTCCGAACGCTCGCGGAAACGGCGGAGCGCGGAGACGGTCTTGTCACGGATGATGAGAAGGGAGCGGAAAACCTGGAGCTGCTCGACGTTCTCCGTGAGATCCCGTGAGGTCATGCCTTTGTGGATCTGCTCGTGCCCGGCGAGGTCGTTGAACTCCTCGATGCGGGCCTTCACATCGTGGCGGGTCACGCGCTCCCGCGCCATGATGGAGCCGGGGTCCACGCTGTCCTTCGCCTTTTCGTAGGCGTCGATCGCTTCCTGCGGGATGTCGAGGCCCAGATCCTTCTGGGCCTTCATCACCGCGATCCAGAATTCGCGTTCGAGGATGATCCGGCCTTCGGCGGACCAGATGGCTTGGATGGCGGAGGAAGCGTAGCGTTCGGCGAGGACGTTGGGAATCACGCGCCGACTCTGGCGGGCCGGTCAGCGGGATTCAAGAGACACTTCGGATGTTTTCGGAAGTCCGCGGGCTTCCGCAGCGGCCAGTTTTTTCTGCCGCTCGATGAACATCACCACCGCTCCGAAGATCATCATGACCGTCACCACGCAGTAGAAGCCCCAGATGGATCCCTTTCCGGCGGTGAAGCCGTAGTTGTGGAGGCCCACCCCGAGGAAATTCACGTGCCACCAGGAGAAGACGACCACGCAGGCGGTGAACAGGGAGGCAAGGTGGAGGCCCCATTCCTTGATGTAGCCGCCGAGGCGGGCATGGAGGATGGCCAGCGTCCAGAGCACGATCATGAGCGCGCCATTCTCCTTCGGGTCCCATCCCCAGAAGCGGCCCCAGGAGTAGTTCGCCCAGATGCCGCCGAGGACGGTGCCCACCAGCGAGAGGAACAGGGTGAGGCAGATCATGCCATAGACCGCCCGGGTGAGGGAGCGGCGCATGTCCTTTTCCCCGTTGTCCAGTCCCAGACCCCGCATGAGGATATAGGCGGACGAAAGGACCGCGGCGGCGAGACCACCACAGTAGCCCAGCGCGATGGTGATGACGTGGGTGGCGAGCCAGAACTTCGAGTCCAGCACGGCCACCAGCGGATCCATGTGATCCTTCCCTTCCCCGAGTTCATAGCGGCGGGAAAGGATGATGAGCAGGACCCCCGCGATGGGCGCGAGGCCGAGGGCGAAGCGCCGCTTCGTCATCAGCTCGGTGATCAGGCAGAGGAACACCACCACGGCACAGATGAAGATGATGGTGTCGTAAAGGTTGCCAACCGGCGGCCGGCGCATGATGAGGCACCGCTCGACGATGGCGATGGTGCAGAGCACGGCACCCGTGGTCGTCAGCAGAGCGGTGATGCCGCCGAAGATCCTGCCCGCGGTGCTGCGGCCGGTCGCCCACATCACGAGCGCGCAGACCATCCCCACGACGAAGCACACCATGGTCCAGTAGAACCAGTCCGCGCGGTAGTAGTGGGCTTCCAGGCCGATGCGCTTGTATTGCCCGCGCTCCTCGGCCCGTTTCACGAAGCGGTCATGGACGGCGGACAGCTCCGTGCGGAAAGCCTTGTCGTCGTCAGGCTCCACGGCGCGGACGAGTTTTTCGATGGCCTTGATGTCCTCGATGGCCGTCTTGGAATCCCCCGCTTCCTGCTGCATCACGGTCCAGATCAGGTTTCCGGCGGTGTTCCACTTGGTTTCCGACCTTTCGGACGGAGGCACCATGAAGAGTCCGAATTTCGAGAAATTCGCCAGGTCCACCACCTGCTGGAGCAGGTTCTGCATCTGCGGGTTCATCGGCAGGCCGGCCTGCTGGTCTTCCGCGAGCTTCCGCTTGATGACGGGAGCGGTGAGCATGATGTCGCTGATGTCGGCGCGGCGGTCCGGATTCCCATCCGTGCCCGTGCCAGCCAGCGTCACTCCGGAGCGAGCAAAGCTCATGTAGCCGAGGATCGCCTCATAGTTCCGGATGTTGTAGGCGAGCGTGATGGTCTGTTTCTGGACCGGGTCCCGCTTGCTGTCGGCGATCTTCTCGTAGGAAAGCGCCAGCTCGATGATCTTCTCCCGGCCTTCCTCGATGTCCGCGTAGCTGTAGCGGTCACGCTTGCCGCGGATCTTGATGCCCGCGTTCGAGAGGATCTCGGAGTTGTCGATGCCGAAGGTGGGCAGATCGACCGCCAGCTTCGGGCGGAAAATCGAATCCATCATCCACTCGGTCGGGGAAATGGTGATCTTCTTCCCGCTCTTGCCCTTGATCTCCATGGAGCGCGCCTGGTGGAGCGACATCATGGTGAACCCGGCCTGGGAGGACAGCGGCTTGATCCGTCCGCCTTCCTGGACCGGCAGGGTCTCGAACAGCCTGACGGTTTCGTCGCTCCATGGCACGTAGGCCGGGAGTTCACGGACCTCGCCCTTCGGGCGGTTGTCCTTGGCGACCTGGAGGAGCACCAGTATGACCGCGCCGAAAGCGAGTCCGGCGGCGATCCAGCGGCCTGTGGTGGGTTTTTTCTCAGACATTGCGTTTCTTGGATGTGGTTCCGATGATGAAGCCGTAGAGCTTCATGATGAAGTGCACCAACAGGCCGAAGGTGACGATGTAGAGGCTGTATTCCGGCCATTTGTCCGCCGGGTTTTTGACGATCTCGAAGACGGAGAACAGATTGTCCCCGGGGCCGGCGCCTTCAGGGCCGTAGCTGGCCTGGAAGAAGGTGAGGCCCTCATAGCGCATCGGCTCGTTCATTTCGATGCGGATCTTGGCTTCCGCGCCGTTCTCGATGCGGGTGATGTCGCTGATGAACTTCGCCGGGCGGGTGGTGCCGGGGTGGAAGTCCGCGGTGAACTTGTCCAGCTTCACCTGGAATGGCATCGGCCACAGGCGCTTGCGCATGTCGATGGTGAAGACACGGTCGTCCACGCGGACGGTGTAGGGATACAGGCTGGCACCGGTGAGGATGAAGATGGGGGACTTTTCACCATTCTTGTAAAGCAGCCTCGCGTGGCAGCCCGCGGTTTTCCGCTCTTCTTCGACCGCCTTGCCCCCGACCTGCTCCTCCTGTTGTTCGAGGAAGTAGCCGTCGAAAAGCTGCTCGCCATTCCGCGGCGCGCGCTCGGTGGCGGCGATCGGCACGGCATAGCCGTAGTAGGCGGTGATCTCCAGGTCAAAGGGCATGTCCGGCAGGCGGAAGATGCGGCGTCTCTCACCCTCCAGTTGCTTGAGATACTGGTTGCCGATGACGCGGATGTTCTCCGGCTTGTCGTTCTTGATCTCCGCCGCTTCGACCACCCACTCGAAGTAATCCTGGGCGACGTCGCTCACCCTTCCTTCATGGATGGCCATGTTGCCACGCTTGGAGAAATGGTCGGTCACCCCACCACCGATGAGCATGAAGATGATGCCGAAGTGGGAAATGAGCACCCCGGCCTGCTTCCAGCCCTTGCGGATGCGGACGATGCCCCCGAGCAGCAGGTTGAGCGTAAGCAGCGCGCAGACGTAGTAGCCGCCGGGAAGCGGGATGGTCAGCGGGTTGCCGTTCACGCGCGGGTACCAGGTGTTCTCCGGGGAGACCGCGTCTGGCAGGACGTAGAGCGCGCGGTAGTCGAAGTATTTCCGCAGCGTGGGATAGAGGCCGTTATGGATCTGCTCCAGGGTGGCCAGCCAGGTCAGGACACCCAGCAGGACGAGGAGGAAAGTGGCCAGCCCGAGGCCGGAAAGGAAGTTGAAGACACGCATCCCGGGGTTACCGGATTTCCGGACGGGCGGGAGCGATTCGGAGGATTCCATCATGGGTTGGCGGGAAAGTTGGATACGGTGCGGAATGCGGGGATCATTCAGCGCCTGTGAGGCGGAGTGAGGAGACGAGTTGCTTCAGTTGCGGTTGGGCGTTGGCGACCTCATCCTTCGGGCCGACCATTTTCACGGTCAGGATCTTGCCGTTGACGGAAACGACCACGCCGGAGAGCGCGGAGTCGGACTGGGCGGCCGCGCCCATGGCACCGGTGTAAGTGCCTTCCGCGGTGACCCACACGCCATGGCCACCGGCCGCGTCCGCATGTTCCAGCGCATCCAGCCCGGCTTGGTCCACGTGCTCCTTGCCGAACTCACCCAGCCAGCGGTTCACGTTGTCCAGCACGCTGCCGCCGACGATGGAAACCCAGGCCTCCCCCTTTCCGCTGTCGCCGAACCGGTAGTTGAGCGCGCGGAACTGGTTGGCCGGCGCGGTGCGCCATCCTTCCGGAAGATCCGCCTGCACGGGACTGGGCTTCGCGTCACGGAAGCGTTCGTCGCTGGTGGCGAAAAGCTTCAGTTTCTCGTCCGCGGTGGTGATGCGGCGTGTCTCGGTGACCGTCAGATCCTCGAATACCTCCGGCTTCTTGTCGCAGCCGGACAGGAACAACAGACCGGCGGACAGGCAGATCGGGACGTTTCTCATGCCTGCGGGGTTAGTCTCGCGGGCAAGTCCATGCAAGAGGAATCCGGCAGGAAGCATCCGCCTGATCGTGGGATGACATTTTTGAAAGTTATTGGAATAAAACAACGATGCCCCCCCTTGTCTTTCCGGCGGCTGTCAGCGGATTTTCCAGATCTTCACATCGTCGATCCAGACGGTGCGGGGGATCAGCAGGAGCCGACTCAGAAAGGTTCTCATGGCGGATGTACCCGGACGCCGGGATGCGGAAATTTCAAGGTCGCCCCCATGAAGGGCAATCACAAAGCCGGATTTTCAGCGCGCGGCCCGGCGGATCTCCTCGTTGCTCAGGCTGCGGTTGATCATGGCGAATTCATCGATCCGGCCGTTGAAACTCCGGCTCTCGACGTACTTGACCCGTTCACCGGGAGGAGCGTCGAAGTTCCCGAGATTCGCAAGCCCGAGCCGGACCGGAGTGGGGCGGTTGATTGGGCCGGAGGCGATCTGCTCACCGTTGACGAAATGCCTCATCATTTTCCCATCGCCATCAATGACGGTGGCGATGTGCATCCAGCGACCGAGATCCCTCCGTGTCACCACCACGGGACTTTCAAGACGCTCCCAGGAGCTGTATTTCAGATCCTTCGAAGCACGCATTCCAATGATAATCCGACCGGATTGCCCCAGCTTCCAGTGGATCTCCCCGACTTCCTCCGGACTCATCGTGAGAAGCGAACTGTGTTCAAGAAGAATGCTGTCCACGCGCACCCAGGCCATCAGCGTGAGGGAGGGCATACTCCCGGAAATCCGGAAGCGGACGCGGTCACTGGTCTTGGTGAAGCCGATGGCACTCTTTCCCGGCCAGCGCCCCGAGAGGGCTTCGCAACCGACCACCGTTCCGAAACTTCCCGTGTCCGCCATGGCCGCCCGGTTGGGAAGAATGGAACTCCCTGGCTCGCGGTTCTCGAAATCGAAATAAACGAGGAGGCCCGGTGTCGAACGGAACGAATCCGACGCCTCCCTCCATGTCTTCCATTGTGCTTCGCTTTCGAGCACTTCCTCCTTGTAAAGCGCGGCGGGATCCATGAACGAACCACGGTCCGCCCGAAGGCTGACCACGGTCCCCTCCCGGATCGCCAGTGCGCTCCCCTGCCGTAGCTCGCGGATGGCGGAGGCGGGCACCTTCCCCTGGAGTTCCACCTCCCCCTTGAAGACGTGAACCTCGCAGTCCCCCGGTTTTTCGACATTCATGCCGAACTCGGTCCCCCTGTCCACCACACGGAGATCCGCAGCAACGACGGTGAAGCCTTCCGCAGGTGGCGGTACATTCGCGATCAGCTTGCCCTTATCAAGCCTCATCAGAAATGGAGAGATCAGCTCGAGCGAGGCAGGCCCCTCCACAATCACGGTGGCTCCGCTGTAGAAGTCCAGGCGGAGATTCCCCTTGCGGAAGTGCAGCCACCCCTTTGGCAGGGGGCTTCCAGCCAGGAGGCGCGGGGTGCCGTCGCTCCATTCCACTCCCGTGGTCGGGCCCAGCATCGCCACATCCGCATGCGGGGAGCCTCTCCGCGGTTGTCCGGAAATCCGAGGTTCGCCGGGCATCCTCTCCGGTTTCCTATCCCCTGCCATCTCCGACGCCCTCTCAGGGGGATTTCCAGAGCGATGGAAAACCGGCCATGCCAGAAGCAGGCAGGCGGCGATACCCGCCCCCGCACACAGGAGTTTCAGAAGCCGCCGCGGTTTCGGAGGCACCGGCACGACGTCTGCCGGCAGGGGTTCCAGCGACATCTCCCTCAACGCCCATTCGCGCGTGAGGCCATGCCAGTCGGCATGGTCGAGAAAGATCTCCCTTGCTCTCGATGAGCCGAGCAACATCGCTTCGAACTCCCTTTTCTCGTCCGGCTTCAGCCTTTGGTCGAAATAGGATTCAATGAGGTGGTTCAATCTCGCTTCGTCGAACATCGGTGATCAAGGGGTGTTGGTGGACATTTTCCGGATCACACATTCTCTCAGGAAAGTGCGCGCACGTGAAAGGGTGACATTCACGGATTGAACGGTGCATCCCATGAGATTCGAGATTTCAGGGGGCAGATGGTCGTTCTGGTAGCGGAGGATGATCGAACGCCGGGCCTGCGGCGCAAGCTCCGAAAGGCAGTCGGCCAGCAGGCACAGCCGTTCGTCGGTCTGGTGTGGGAAATCCCGCTGCTCCGCCCCCAAGGCCTCGAGGACATCTTCCGAAAGTGTTTCGAACCTTCCGCCGATCGATGTCCGGATCATCTCCAACGATTTGAACCGGGCGATCACCTTCACCCATGCCGGAAAACTCGACCCCAAGGTGAAGGTGCGCGCCTTCCTCGTGATCACCAGAAACACCTCCTGCATCACGTCATCCGTAAGGGAGAAATCCGGGATCATCGAGAGGATATAACTCCGGATCGCGGGCTGGTGCTGCAGGAACAATCGCTGCACCGCCTCCGTGTGGGCTGCGTCGTGGACTTCGGAATTCTCGGACATTTTGCAAAGGCTCCTATCAAGGATGATTCCAGAAGCCGCGGAACTTAGCATACCAGGGTCATTTTTATCCGAATCATCAAAAATTTTCTCCATCCATGCTAAGTGGGGACGGGTCGCAACTCATTTTATCATAACGCATGGGAACAATCCATGTCGTCAAAAAGCCAAACCCAATGAAAAGCATCCCATCCTTGGCCATCGCGGTCCTGGGCCTGGCCGGCGGACTGTCATCCGCCGCAAACCTCATGCTCGATTTCGGGCCGACCGCGGTCGGCTCCGACTACCAGACCCTGAGCCCGGGACACAATTCCGGCACGGTACCCACCGGCCAGGTGACATGGAACCAGATCAGTTCGATGATTCCACCCTCCCTTTTCTACGGAGACGGAACCGCGACATCCGGGATAACCCTGACGATGGGGCAGGAAAGCACCCCCGGCAACAATTCGGTCGATTTTTCCACCGCCATCACCAATCTGGCTCTGGCTGGCAGCGGAGGAGGTACCGCCGGAAGGCAGAACCTGCTCACCACCGGCTCGATTTATGGAAACAACTCCAGCAGCACCGCGGTTTCGCGGGATGGATTCTTCGGTGGAGGCTCCGGCTCCGTCGGTTCCGCGGTCGGCCTCCGCTTGGACGGACTCGCATCCGGCCGGTATCTGATCTACGTGATGGCGAGGAACACCAACTCCAATGCCAACCCCGGCGCGGCGATGAACGTCTATGCCAATACCGGGGAGAGTTCCGAAACCTTCGATTTCAGCTCCCTGTCCGCATTCAGCCAGAGCAATATCACTTATGCGACTTCGGGCTACACCGACCAATACACCCATTTCGTGAATGGGGGGAACTACGTGGTGATCGACATCATGATCGCGGACAACGACTCCCTCTTCCTTGCAGTCGATGGCACGGGTTCCGAGAACCGCGGCTTCCTGAACATGGTGCAGATCGTCCAGATTCCGGAACCGGCGTCCGCATTCCTGGGGGCGGCGGGATTCCTCCTCTTCTTCCGTCGCAGGAGGTGAGGACCCCGTGGATCTCCTGCCCGATGTCACCGGGCAATCCGCGATGAGTCCCTCTTGCCCTTGTCCGCTTCCCGGTCTAGAAGCGCGCCGTGGAATCCATCCATTATCACAACCGCGAAACCGGAACCCTCGATACGGAGAAAGTCTATGGCGAATCCTTCCTGCGCTGGGCGTATGGAAATCCGCTGGGACCGGTGGCGTTGAACGCCTTCATCAAGAAGCCGTTCTTCTCCGCTTGGTATGGGAAGCGGATGAGCACTCCGGAGTCGAAGTCCCGCATCGCGCCGTTCATCGCGGAATATGGGCTGGACCCTGCGGATTTCGCGGAGTCTCCGGACGCCTACGGCAGTTTCAACGAGTTCTTTTACCGCAAGCTGAAGCCGGAAGCCCGCCCGATCGACCGGGACGCGAACAGCGTGGTCTTTCCCGCGGACGGCAGGCACCTGGGTTTCCAGAAAGCGTCCGCCATCGAGGGTGTGTTCGTGAAGGGCCAGAAATTCGACCTTTCCGCCCTGCTGGGTGACGCGGAACTGGCGGCGAAGTATGCGGACGGCGCGCTGGTGCTGTCCCGCCTGTGCCCGGTGGACTACCACCGGTTCCATTTCCCCGCCGCGGGCATCCCGTCGGAAACGGTGGTGCTCAACGGCCCGCTGTTCTCCGTCTCCCCCATCGCCCTGCGGAAAAACCTGGGCTACCTGTGGGAGAACAAGCGCACGGTCACACGGCTGGAGACGCCGAACCTGGGGACCGTGCTCTGCATGGAGATCGGTGCGACCTGCGTGGGCACCATCGGCCAGACCTTCGATCCGGGCAGTCCGGTGGACAAGGGCGCGGAGAAGGGCTACTTCGCATTCGGCGGATCCTCGACGATCACCATTTTCGAGCCGGGTGCCGTGTTGCTGGAGAACGACCTGCGGCACCACTCCGCGAAACAGGTGGAACTCTACGCGAAGATCGGCACCCGCATGGGCTACGCGTCTTGACCTTCGGCCGGAAAGGCGCAGCTTTCATCCGTCCCGCCGCTCATGCCCACCCACCTGAAAACGCTCGAAACCCATGCCCGGAAGGCTCTCGAACCGGCGCTGAACGGACAACTGTCCCCCGCGGAGCGGATCTCCCTCTACAAGCGTTTCCTGAAGATCGAGCAACACCGGATCTACCTCCGCCACCGCGCCGGAGCGGGCGGGCTGGAGATCGCCCGCGCCCGGGCCGGGCTGATCGACACGGTGGTCGGTTCCATTTTCCAGGCCGCGCTGAACAACCGCGGTGGCAGCGAACTACCGATGGCGGTGGTGGCGATCGGTGGCTATGGCCGTGGCACTCTCAACCCACGCTCGGACGTGGATATCCTTTTCCTCCTTCCCCGGGCCTCATCGAAGCTGCCGAAGGCCCAGCAGGAACTGCTTCAGGAAGTGCTGTATCTCCTGTGGGATGTCGGCTTCAAGGTGGGGCACGCGTGCCGCTCGATTGTCGAATGCATCCAGGAAGCGGCGAACGACCAGCTCAACAAGACGGCGCTGATCGATGCCCGGTTGGTGGCCGGGGATGCCGCGCTTTTCGCCGACTTCGAGAAGCGGTTCGCCACGGATTGCCTGGACAAGAAGAAGGACGAATTCTTCGAACTCCGGCGGCAAGACCTGCGCAGCCGCCACAAGAAATACTCCTACACCGTCTTCCTCCAGGAGCCGAATGTGAAGGAAAGCTGCGGTGGCCTGCGCGACTACCAGAACATCCTGTGGGTGTCCCGGGTGAAACGCGGAACGTCGGACCCGCAGTCGCTGGTGGACGACCGCCTGCTCACCGCGACCGCCTACAAGGAGATCGAGGAAGCCTACGATTTCCTCCACCGCGTGCGCAACGAACTGCACTACCACACCCGCAAGGGCACGGACCAGCTCACGCTGCAGCTCCAAGGTGTGGTGGCCACCTCTTTCCGCTATCCCCAGCGCGGCATCCTGCGCCGGACGGAGGAGTTCATGCGGGACTACTACCGCCACACGCGAAACATCTACCAGCACACCACCTCGCTGATGGAGATCTTCGAGATCGAGCAGGAGCGGAAAGCGGACACCCGCCTCACCTCATTCCTGACCTTCCGGAAAAAGAACCGCGAGGAGTTCGACGGGTTCGTGGCCCGCGACGGCCGGATCTACCCGGAGAACAATGACATTTTCAAAGACGACCCGAACCGGCTGATGCGGCTGTTCCAGCACCTTCAGGTGCGCGGCCTGCGCCTCAGCCCGCCGATGCGCAAGCTGGTGAAGGCCCACTGGGAGGACATCGACCGGCCCTTCCGCTACTCGAAGGCGAACCGCCAGACCTTCCAGGCGATCCTGGAGCGCAAGGGCGACGTGGCGCGCGCGCTGCGGCGCATGCACCGGGTGGGCGTGCTGGGCCGCTACCTGCCGGAGTTCGGCGCGCTGGACTGCCTGGTGCAGCACGAGTTCTTCCACCGCTACACGGCGGATGAGCACACGCTCCGCTGCATCGAGGAACTGGACAAACTGGTCGGTGAAACGAATCCGTCCCGCGCGATCTACAGCCGCCTTTTCCACCAGATCGAGGACGCCTACGGTCTTTACCTGGCGGTGATCCTGCATGACACGGGCCGCGCGGAGAACGTGCGGGAACACATCGACGGCTCCGCCATGCTGGCGGCCCGGCTCTGCAACCGCCTCCAGATCCACGGCGAGCGCCGCTCCCTCATCATGTATCTGGTGGACAACCACCTCACCTTCTGGCGCACCGCCACCACCAGGAACCTGGAGGATCCGGAGGTGATCGCGGAATTCGCCTCCATCGTCAAAACGCAGTCGCGGCTGGACGCGCTGTTCCTTTTCACCTTCGCGGACTCGAATGGCACATCGCCGGATTCCTGGAACAGTTGGAAGGAATCCCTGATGCTCCAGCTCTACAAGTCCACGACGAATTTCCTGAAGAACGGCCGGGAGCAGTATTCCCGCCAGCTCGACGAGGACCGGACCGCCCTGCGCGACGAGGTGATCTCGATCATGCGGGAGGACTACCACCCGGATGTGCAGCGGCATTTCGAGCGGATGCCCGCCGCCGCCTTCACCTTCCGCCAGCCGCAGCACATCGTCACCCAGGTGCGCACCATCCGGCATTTCCTCCAGCGCGAAGAGGACTCCGGGGACCCGAACTCGACGTGCATCAAGTGGATCGACCACCCGGACGGCGGCTACACGGAGATCGTGCTGGCCACGTGGGACAAGCCGTTGCTGCTGGAGAAAGTCTGCTGCGCCCTGGCCGCGGAGCAGATCAACATCCTTTCCGCGGACTTCTTCACCCGCACCGACGGCATCGTGGTGAACATCTTCCGCATCAACACCACCAACTTCGAACCGGTGTCCGATGCCGGGCTGCGGAGGCGTTTCCTCGAAACCTTCGAGAAAATCCTGCGCTCGGAAAAACACGAGCCGGAACTCTACCTGCGGCGCAGGGCGAATTTCCTGAAGCCTCGACCGGAACAGGATCTGCCCATCCCCGTCCGGGCCCACGTGACCAACGACGTCCACCCCACCTGTACGACGGTGGAGATCCAGGCGCTCGACCGCATCGGCCTGCTGCACGACCTCTTCCACACCATCAACCGCCACGGCCTCAACACTGCCCATGCCCGCATCTGCACGGAGAAAGGCGTGGCGATGGACACCCTCTACATCACCACCCAGAACGGTGAAAAGGTGAACGATCCGGCCTTGCTGGACCATCTCCGTGAGGACTTCACCAAGCTGGTGGCACGCGGCGAGAATGACTGATGTCCGGCGGTTCCGCAGAGATCATTTAAGTAATCTTAAGAAAAATGCGAAATCACGGAAGATTCTGCTTGGCATCCGCCGACAAATGATCCAATTTCCGCGCCCGCCCGCTACCGGGCAACCCGAAACTTCTTCCATCATGGCCGTAGCTCTCCGTCTCAACCGCAAGGGAACCAAAGACCGCCCTTATTATAAAATCGTCGCTGTGGACAGCCGCAAGCGCCGCGATGGCCGTTATATCGAGCAAGTCGGCACCTACGACCCGCTTCTTGAAGGCGTGAACTACACCATCGACCTGGAGAAGGCTGACAAGTGGCTCGGCGTCGGCGCGAAGCCGTCCGAAACCGTCAACAGCATCATCCGCAAGGCCCGCACCGCCTCCAAGGCGTGATTGGGCGCTGGCATCCGCCGGCATATCCATCTTACATCAACCGCGTTCCTGAAAGGGACCGCGGTTTTTTCTTTTCGTGACCCCGCATGTCCGGAAGCCAGCCACTCCTCCGCTTTGACCGGTTCATGGATCGTGCCCTGCATGATCCGGAGACGGGATACTATGCCCGGCGGATCACCGGCGTGGGCCGCGGCGGGGACTTCACCACCGCCCCCACCCTTTCCAAGGTGACGGGAAAGGCGGTCGCAGCCTGGGCGGCGGCGGCGATGAAAGCATGCGGCACCTTCCATTTGATCGAGATCGGCCCGGGTGAAGGAAAGCTGGCGGCCGCGGTGCTGGAGCATCTGCCGTGGTTCACCCGCCTGCGGACAAAGCTGCATCTGGTCGAGACGTCCCGTCCCCTGGAAGAGATCCAGCGGAAGCTGCTGGGCAACCGTGCCACCTGGCACCGGACACCCGCGGAGGCCCT includes:
- a CDS encoding phosphatidylserine decarboxylase; the encoded protein is MESIHYHNRETGTLDTEKVYGESFLRWAYGNPLGPVALNAFIKKPFFSAWYGKRMSTPESKSRIAPFIAEYGLDPADFAESPDAYGSFNEFFYRKLKPEARPIDRDANSVVFPADGRHLGFQKASAIEGVFVKGQKFDLSALLGDAELAAKYADGALVLSRLCPVDYHRFHFPAAGIPSETVVLNGPLFSVSPIALRKNLGYLWENKRTVTRLETPNLGTVLCMEIGATCVGTIGQTFDPGSPVDKGAEKGYFAFGGSSTITIFEPGAVLLENDLRHHSAKQVELYAKIGTRMGYAS
- the glnD gene encoding [protein-PII] uridylyltransferase; this encodes MPTHLKTLETHARKALEPALNGQLSPAERISLYKRFLKIEQHRIYLRHRAGAGGLEIARARAGLIDTVVGSIFQAALNNRGGSELPMAVVAIGGYGRGTLNPRSDVDILFLLPRASSKLPKAQQELLQEVLYLLWDVGFKVGHACRSIVECIQEAANDQLNKTALIDARLVAGDAALFADFEKRFATDCLDKKKDEFFELRRQDLRSRHKKYSYTVFLQEPNVKESCGGLRDYQNILWVSRVKRGTSDPQSLVDDRLLTATAYKEIEEAYDFLHRVRNELHYHTRKGTDQLTLQLQGVVATSFRYPQRGILRRTEEFMRDYYRHTRNIYQHTTSLMEIFEIEQERKADTRLTSFLTFRKKNREEFDGFVARDGRIYPENNDIFKDDPNRLMRLFQHLQVRGLRLSPPMRKLVKAHWEDIDRPFRYSKANRQTFQAILERKGDVARALRRMHRVGVLGRYLPEFGALDCLVQHEFFHRYTADEHTLRCIEELDKLVGETNPSRAIYSRLFHQIEDAYGLYLAVILHDTGRAENVREHIDGSAMLAARLCNRLQIHGERRSLIMYLVDNHLTFWRTATTRNLEDPEVIAEFASIVKTQSRLDALFLFTFADSNGTSPDSWNSWKESLMLQLYKSTTNFLKNGREQYSRQLDEDRTALRDEVISIMREDYHPDVQRHFERMPAAAFTFRQPQHIVTQVRTIRHFLQREEDSGDPNSTCIKWIDHPDGGYTEIVLATWDKPLLLEKVCCALAAEQINILSADFFTRTDGIVVNIFRINTTNFEPVSDAGLRRRFLETFEKILRSEKHEPELYLRRRANFLKPRPEQDLPIPVRAHVTNDVHPTCTTVEIQALDRIGLLHDLFHTINRHGLNTAHARICTEKGVAMDTLYITTQNGEKVNDPALLDHLREDFTKLVARGEND
- a CDS encoding FecR domain-containing protein, with product MFDEARLNHLIESYFDQRLKPDEKREFEAMLLGSSRAREIFLDHADWHGLTREWALREMSLEPLPADVVPVPPKPRRLLKLLCAGAGIAACLLLAWPVFHRSGNPPERASEMAGDRKPERMPGEPRISGQPRRGSPHADVAMLGPTTGVEWSDGTPRLLAGSPLPKGWLHFRKGNLRLDFYSGATVIVEGPASLELISPFLMRLDKGKLIANVPPPAEGFTVVAADLRVVDRGTEFGMNVEKPGDCEVHVFKGEVELQGKVPASAIRELRQGSALAIREGTVVSLRADRGSFMDPAALYKEEVLESEAQWKTWREASDSFRSTPGLLVYFDFENREPGSSILPNRAAMADTGSFGTVVGCEALSGRWPGKSAIGFTKTSDRVRFRISGSMPSLTLMAWVRVDSILLEHSSLLTMSPEEVGEIHWKLGQSGRIIIGMRASKDLKYSSWERLESPVVVTRRDLGRWMHIATVIDGDGKMMRHFVNGEQIASGPINRPTPVRLGLANLGNFDAPPGERVKYVESRSFNGRIDEFAMINRSLSNEEIRRAAR
- a CDS encoding sigma-70 family RNA polymerase sigma factor, with the protein product MSENSEVHDAAHTEAVQRLFLQHQPAIRSYILSMIPDFSLTDDVMQEVFLVITRKARTFTLGSSFPAWVKVIARFKSLEMIRTSIGGRFETLSEDVLEALGAEQRDFPHQTDERLCLLADCLSELAPQARRSIILRYQNDHLPPEISNLMGCTVQSVNVTLSRARTFLRECVIRKMSTNTP